The sequence GTTGTGCTTTAAGCTGATTTCGTAGCTCACTCACTCATCAGCGACAGCCAGCCATATGAAGACTGTGAGATAGAGAACTTGGCTAGCTGCACTCACGCATTTGCTTGAGGTGATCCAACTTATAGAATAAAGTATCTAGAAAACGAAGAACCACTTCATCTCCCATCCCCCATCAAATGATGCCTGTGAGACTAAGTCCGAAGGGGACTGATATAAAATGCTTCTGCCCAGCATGGTTGTGCAGTTTGTTCACTGCACAAGGGCACTTGGCCAAGGGAGTGAGTGGGACTGAAAATCCTGCCCCTGCTCCATGCTGAGCCACATACAAAGTCCCCCCAGTATATTGTGGGGCCCTTCTGGGCAGACATGGAGAGCTTCTGAAAGTCCCACATGCATGGAATTATTTTCAAGACCCCGGGTATGTGGTCTGTGGTGGTGGTTCTCCCTGTGATTATGGACTGAGATACTCATTTAGTCCTAATAAGACCAGAGAAGTACATTGTGAGATACGTGGGAAACGGCTGCATCACTCACTGTCTTGTGCATGTGTCTCCCCAGGGGCATTTTCAGATTTCTGCCATGGAGGGGATGCTCTTCGCGAAGGGAGAGTCAGGTACATTGGAGGATTCATTGCTGTGGCCAGGGAAAGCAGAGGACATGCAAAATTAATATTTCCCTTTCTATCTTCTAGGATGGACTTTCCTCATTTGGACAGCCGCTCTGGTTTAAAGATCTGTACAAACCTCTCAGTGCCACAAGAATAAATAATCATGCATGGAAGCTGCACAAGAAGTCATCTAATGAGGACAAGATCCTCAACAGGGACCCTGGGTAAATGATGGGGCCCTCACAGTTCCCATCTAAAATGAGGAGGGGGTGAGAAGCTTAATTGCTCCTTTCAAGAATGAAAACCTTGGCATTGTTATTCTTATCCCAGGGACAGCGAAGCCCCAacggaggaggaggagagtgaaGCCCTGCCATAGGAGGAGAACACAGCCCACCTCAGGCCTCCTGcaaaaatacatagaataaaCAACAACAGttactaaatgaatgaaaattgtgATTCCGATGAAGCCTGCCAGAGaaacaaagcattttttaaaagaggaaataagGTGATATCTGATTAGGGCAAACATGATGCAGACAAGAAATGCACCGGTTCAGAGGAGGGAAGGTCAGGCCGCCTGGGGAGAGTCCATGAAAAAGATGGAACGTGCCAGATGCTGTACCTGGTGCTGGGAAAGAGTTGACTAGGCCAGCATCCCTTTCCTCAAAGGGGGGGCTCCTAGACTGGGGGGAGGGCTGGACATCTGAATACATCCTGAGGAGACAGTGTGGGACAGCATGGTGGCAGTGGAACCAGCCGTGGTTCTGCTCTTGGTCGGCTGGAAAGGAGTAGATGTAAGGGATGGTTTAGAAGAAGGGAAGTGGAAGAAAAGTTTTCTGAGCTGACAAGAGGAAGGAAAGGCCGCCTAGAAGGACACTAAAAAGGCAAGAGAAGCCCTAAGCAGAGTGAGCACCAGActccacaggttaagggctcagtcacACAGAACCATCCGCATGTCAGACCCCAGGTGCAAGGCCAAGCATCACCTATGCATCTGACCAACTGGCTGTAAATTGGAGGTCCCCACAACTCCCTCCTCAGGTTTGAACATTTGCTAGAACAGCTCATGGAACCCAGGAAAACAGTTTTCTTACTAGTGCtgatttattacaaaggatattttaaaggacACAAATGATGAAGCCAGTTGAAGAGATACACAGGGTGAGGTTTGGAAGGGTCCTTGTGGAGTTGGGGTGCACCACTCTCCTGGAACATGGATGTGTTCGCCAACCCGGAAGCTCTCCAAGTCCTGTCTTTTAAGGAGTTTTCTGGAGGCTTTATCACGTAGGCATGATTGAGCTCCAGCTCTACTCCCCACGCCAGAGGATGGGGAATGGGGCTGACAGCACAACGCTTCCAACCATAGGTCTTTTTGGTGACCAGTCCCCAAATAAGGAGCccaccaagagtcacctcatGAGAACAAAGGACGCTTCTATCACCCAGAaaattccaagggatttaggagctctgtgtcaggaaccaggTTTAAGGACCAAATGTTAGAACAAAAGATGTGCAACCATAAAAAACagcgagatcatgtcttttgcaggaacacagatggagctagaggccattatcctcagcaaactaagacaggaacagaaaaccaaatactgtatgttcttttaagtgggagcaaaatgatgagaactcataaacaacagacactgggccctacctgagggtggagggtgggaggagggagaggagcagaaaaaactattgggtactaggcttggtacctgggtgatgaaataatctgtacaacaaacccccatgacacaagtttagcTATATAACGAACGTGCATATGTACCCCCTAAcctaaaaggaaagtttaaaaaggaaaaaacacctaggagaaaagaaaaatgataaattaacaAAGGACAATGCTCTTAGCACCGCCATCATTCAGGAatttccaagggttttaggagctttGTGTTAGGAACTGGGGtcagagaccaaatatatatttcttcttatgtTACACTACCCCAGataggaaaacagaaattactctagatatttcaaacaaaaaaggGTTGTATATAGGCAATTAGTGCTTATCACTGGAGGTGCTAGAGGTGGTGAAGGTTGTGGGGATGGGGTTGCACCACTGGCTTTCAGGCTACTTTACCACAGCTGATTTCCAGAGGATGGAAGAAGTCAGGAAACTTGGGAAACCGCTGCTGAGGTCCTTGCAGCCCCACGGTCCCCAGGCTGGTGACTGGTGGGGGAGTATGGAGTCCAGCTGACCACCAGAGCCTGCACACCTGCTGCTATGGGGGAGGAAAGGATGACTTCTACCTCCTTTCCACATTCCAAATTCCACGTGACTACATTTTATTGGCAGCACCCCGCTGGCAAGTGAGCCTTGATGTGTGCTTCCTGGGCTTCTGGCACCTGCACAGAAAGGGGTGAAATGAGTGTCACGAGCAGCCACCACTCTGCATCACACCTCCACATCCAGGTGTGCTGGAGAGCCCCACTTACACTTGGAGTGTCCTGGTGCCCTACCCACTTTTGGTAGGTGTTTGGGTGTCTGAGGCTTTGCAAAAGAAGAAGGTGGGGAGTCTATGGTGGAGTCACATGGTGGAGACCTAGCTAAGTCAGAGGCCTGGAGAGGTGTCACTGGCTGGGCAGCAGGTAACACACAATCATCCTGAGCTGATTGGAGAAACACCTGGGATTGATTCAGAGTTTTTTCTGGAATGTTTTCACTGGAATGAAAGCTGAGCGGTCTGCAGGCCATATAGTATTGGAGAAAACTTAGCCCTCATTGAAAAAGGCTGCCAGAGAAAAGGTATCCACAGGGAAATtcaggagttttgtttgtttttttttctttttttttttcttttaaggtggagttttgctcttgttgctcagtctggaatgcaatggcacgatctcagctcactgcatcctccgcctcctgggttcaagcaagtctcctgcctcagcctccctagtagctggggttacaggcatgcaccaccatgcccggctaatttttgtatttttagtagagatggggtttcaccatgttggtcaggctggtctcgaactcctgacctcaggtaatccacccgccctggcctcccaaagggctgagattacaggtgcgagctaccgcgcctggcttgttttgggttttggggttttttttgtgttttgtttgtttgtttgtttttggagacagtctctgtcacccaggctggagtgcagcagcgtgatctcggttgactgcaacctctgccttccaggttcaagtgattctcctgcctcagcctcccgaatagctgggattacaggcacccaccaccatgcccggccaatttttttttttttttctaaaaacagtttcaccatgttggccaggctagtcttgaactcctgacctcaagtgatccgctcaccttggcctcccaaagtgctgggattacaggcatgagtcactgtgccccgCCAGGAAATTCAGTTTCTGAAAATACACCTGTGGATCTCTAGCCTAGAAAAAGGgacctcttttattctttttttttttttttccagagacgggcctcactttgttgcccaggctggttttgaactcctggcctcaagtgatcctcccgccttggtctctcaacgtactgggattacaggtgggagtcCCCGCGCCCGGCAAAGCCTATATTAAACCCTTTTATGCACACTCGGCGGTACTGCagagagggcagggaggaagCAGAGGTGCCCTGGCATCTTCAGCTGGAGGTGAGCAGGGCGCTGAGGGTGGGAGAGGCCCGGCGCCtggggatgggaggcaggactgcACCTTCACAGGGACGCTTCCACCCTACCCCGGAGGTCAGGGCCTCTCGCCCAGCTCTGGCTCTGAGGtcctggagggagggagatgcTGTTGCGACTCAGAAGATTGGGGGAGGGCCACCCCCATTCGAGAAGAGTGAAAATCCTGAGCCTGAAGAAGTGGAACCGGTTGGAGCCGAGGCTTTAGAGGATGGCGTTCGAAAGAGGGTCTGGCGCCGCCCTGTGGACCGTTCGGGCTCGCAGGGCCGAAGGCTCCGAAGACTGAGACCTGTGAACCATGGGGAGGCTCCATGCGGATGGGGGCCACAGCCCCCGCCGGAGCCCCCACACTAGCCCTGGACTTCTCCACTGGCTTACGACATGAGAGCTCAATATGCTCCTTATTTAACGCACTGTTGTATCAGGTCCCTGTGGGAGCCACTGGCTCTATAGCCTAATAAAGGAGCGGGTGCACGCACTGGATTGGTGAGCTACCGCCACTGCAACGCGTCCTAATCAACCATCCTAAACGGCGGCTGGAACAAGGTTCTCGCAGGCCTGTGCTTGGGCTTGAACGCTGGTCCAGCCGCTGCGCTCTGTGGCTCCCTGTAGGCCTGCGGATCGGCCAGGGGGCTCCGTTCCTTTTGGGCGGAGGCTGAAGAAGCAGCGGCTGCACCAGAGAAGGCCCTCTGGGTGAAGGTGGGAGCGCACGGGGCCCGCGGAACCACCTAAGGCGACTTCAGACGTGGGCTCGGAACTGGCAGCCTTTCGTTTCTGCTTCATTCCAAGGCCAGAGCAAGCCACGTGGGCAAACCCAAAGCCAGGGGACAGGAAAGTATCCTCCACCCACAACGAAACCATGGCAAGCGGTGGATGCAGGTACGGCCAATAGTCTATCTATCCCGGTGAGTGAGGAGACCTGCTTTGAGGGTTGCACAACCTGGATCTGCTTTTACAGTGGTGTCTGTCACTATGAAGACTCCACCATGGGTCGCCATCAGGTCAGGGACCCTGACAAGGCAAGAACTGCATCTTCCTCTGCACACAGCTCTGCTCCCTTCCCCGCCATGCCTAACACCAAGCCTAGCCCTGAGGGATGACTCAGGAATATTACTGAGAGCATTTTAGGCCATTCCTTCATTATCCCCATGTGACTTGTTATGAAATATAGACTGACTTCCTGAAGATCAGCACATAGTGCTAAGTATTTGGCTTGTAATCTGTAGAGACTCTGCCATTTGGAGCTGGGATCTGTCCCCAGAGCTGTCAGACACCAAATCCCGTATCTACTGCCACCCAAAGGGACCTCCAGAAGAAAGGGGTTATACAGGGTCAAACACCAAGGCAGGTTAGTGAAATTTCTCTAGAGGCCATTTAAAGCTGGAGTCTCACCACCTGAACTGCCCTCAGAGGAAGGCTGTCTAGGGCACAAACCTAGTCAGGGGTCCACATGGACttaaggacaatttttttttttttttttttttttgagacagtctcattctgtcatcaaggctcgagtgcagtggtgtgaactcagctcactgcaagtctcaacctcctgggctcaggtgatcctcccacctcagcctcccgagtagcgggaacCACAGGCTCGTGCCATGATGcccaattaattttcttttaaattttttgtagagatgaggtctccccgTGTTGCTCAgtctaatcttgaactcctggactcaaatgatcctcctgcctctgctcctcaaagtcctgggactacaggtgtgagccaatgcacctggcctcttatgaataattttaaaaacaatgaggtTCACCGTCAGAGCCCCTGCTGCTCTACCAAGTCCCTTGGCCCCTCTCAACAGGGCAAAAGCAAGATGAGCCCCAGATGTTCTGCTTAATGACCACCTTTC comes from Homo sapiens chromosome 17, GRCh38.p14 Primary Assembly and encodes:
- the ARL17B gene encoding ADP-ribosylation factor-like protein 17 isoform a (isoform a is encoded by transcript variant 1), whose translation is MGNIFEKLFKSLLGKKKMRILILSLDTAGKTTILYKLKLGETVPAVPTVGFCVETVEYKNNTFAVWDVGSHFKIRPLWQHFFQNTKGARSPGSTHQGSLASGVLPIKCSHVEFGMWKGGRSHPFLPHSSRCAGSGGQLDSILPHQSPAWGPWGCKDLSSGFPSFLTSSILWKSAVVK